The following proteins are encoded in a genomic region of Reichenbachiella sp.:
- a CDS encoding non-canonical purine NTP diphosphatase, whose protein sequence is MKICFATHNENKLREINEIISDYDIVGLNEIGCTEEIPETGTTLSENSKIKADFVTANYSISCFADDTGLEVEALNGEPGVYSARYAGNERDNLANINLLLKKLETHSNKSARFRTMITLNLEGETYQFEGIVNGAIVSELKGEKGFGYDPIFIPEGYNRTFAEMSSEEKNAISHRGRAVAKLVQFLENKA, encoded by the coding sequence TTGAAAATTTGTTTTGCCACGCATAATGAGAATAAGCTTAGAGAGATCAATGAAATCATAAGTGATTATGATATCGTTGGGCTCAATGAAATAGGCTGTACCGAAGAAATACCGGAAACAGGAACTACACTTTCTGAGAACTCTAAGATTAAAGCTGATTTTGTCACAGCTAACTATAGTATTTCATGCTTTGCTGATGATACAGGGCTCGAGGTTGAAGCACTCAATGGAGAGCCAGGAGTTTACTCTGCTCGCTATGCAGGTAATGAAAGAGACAATTTGGCAAACATCAATCTACTGCTCAAGAAACTAGAAACTCATTCAAATAAGTCGGCAAGGTTTCGCACGATGATTACATTAAATCTGGAAGGAGAGACTTATCAATTTGAAGGGATAGTAAATGGAGCCATTGTCTCGGAACTGAAAGGAGAAAAGGGGTTCGGATATGACCCAATTTTTATTCCAGAAGGTTACAACCGGACTTTCGCCGAAATGTCTTCAGAAGAAAAAAATGCTATTTCTCATCGTGGCCGCGCTGTAGCTAAGCTGGTGCAGTTTCTAGAAAACAAGGCATAA
- a CDS encoding FKBP-type peptidyl-prolyl cis-trans isomerase, with protein sequence MKSRVFILLGLMSLGFLSCDESPSISSYPTIEQYFERNNITESDYQITSSGLIYIINKEGTGDLAKFGETVTVHYSGYHLDDSKFDSSYDRNEAFVFRIGDNRIIAGWNEGLQYFRKGGSGTLYIPWELAYGESGSGPITPKEDLKFDINLLAID encoded by the coding sequence ATGAAATCCAGAGTATTTATTTTACTGGGCTTGATGAGCTTGGGTTTTTTATCATGCGATGAAAGCCCAAGCATATCTTCATATCCCACTATCGAACAGTATTTTGAGCGAAATAATATTACAGAATCAGACTATCAAATTACGAGTTCTGGTTTGATCTATATTATTAATAAAGAAGGAACTGGAGATCTTGCGAAGTTTGGAGAAACAGTTACTGTTCATTATTCAGGATATCACTTGGATGACAGCAAATTTGATTCTTCTTATGATCGAAATGAAGCTTTTGTTTTTCGGATCGGGGATAATAGAATAATCGCAGGTTGGAATGAGGGACTTCAATATTTTAGGAAGGGAGGTTCAGGTACTTTATATATTCCTTGGGAATTGGCATATGGGGAATCTGGATCTGGGCCTATTACACCCAAAGAGGATTTAAAATTTGATATTAATTTATTAGCAATTGACTAG
- a CDS encoding bifunctional oligoribonuclease/PAP phosphatase NrnA → MQNLAAFKELLELPKRIVITTHIKPDADALGSSLGLAGYLLKQGHQVCVITPTDYPKFLDWMEGNDDVLIFEGNEEKAQYLVENADLIFCLDFSSLNRIGELGQMVADSDAEKVLIDHHLNPETFAKYVLWSTEAAATAELVYDLIEMLGDTEKLTKGMAEALYAGLMTDTGNFKHPSTTPHVHNIVANLMELGADVSKVSHKIYDSNSLDRMRLLGFALNERLEIIEGTNVAYFYLTQEDKKRFKYQTGDTEGLVNYGLAIEGINVSAIFIEDPDVVKISFRSFGDIPVNELCRKYFNGGGHKNAAGGATKESLEDTIKLFRELVLKQTKELNYEV, encoded by the coding sequence ATGCAAAACTTAGCAGCATTTAAAGAGTTACTAGAGCTTCCTAAGCGAATAGTAATCACCACCCATATCAAACCTGACGCGGATGCATTAGGATCTTCTTTGGGACTTGCGGGATATTTACTGAAGCAAGGCCATCAGGTCTGTGTCATTACTCCAACGGACTATCCGAAATTCCTTGATTGGATGGAAGGGAATGACGATGTGTTGATATTTGAAGGGAATGAAGAAAAGGCTCAATATCTAGTTGAAAATGCTGATTTGATTTTTTGTTTGGATTTTTCAAGTCTAAACAGAATTGGCGAGTTAGGCCAGATGGTTGCTGATTCTGATGCGGAAAAGGTTTTAATTGATCATCACCTTAATCCTGAGACTTTTGCCAAGTACGTCCTTTGGAGTACCGAGGCGGCAGCTACAGCTGAGTTGGTCTATGACTTGATCGAAATGCTGGGTGATACAGAAAAATTGACCAAAGGTATGGCTGAGGCACTGTATGCTGGTCTGATGACTGATACTGGTAATTTCAAGCATCCGTCAACTACGCCACATGTACATAATATAGTAGCTAATTTGATGGAATTAGGTGCAGATGTATCCAAAGTCAGTCATAAAATCTATGACAGCAACTCATTGGACAGAATGAGATTGCTTGGTTTCGCATTGAATGAAAGACTAGAAATAATTGAAGGGACGAATGTGGCTTACTTTTATTTGACCCAGGAGGATAAAAAGAGATTCAAATACCAAACCGGAGATACAGAAGGATTAGTTAATTATGGTTTGGCTATAGAGGGAATAAACGTATCAGCGATATTTATTGAAGACCCTGATGTAGTAAAGATATCATTCAGGTCATTTGGAGATATTCCGGTGAATGAATTATGTAGAAAATATTTTAATGGCGGCGGACATAAGAATGCTGCGGGTGGCGCTACCAAGGAAAGCTTGGAAGATACCATCAAACTATTTAGAGAACTTGTATTAAAACAGACTAAGGAATTAAATTATGAAGTATAA
- a CDS encoding FKBP-type peptidyl-prolyl cis-trans isomerase, which produces MTSEMGMKFREHILLVTILCGLVYFSGCVDHAAEGEEEEEQARLDSLAQAETEGEIFDAYIADAENGINADDVVIQDNGVRRVVWDPSTSVRVPEFNEIVSVHYVGKFTTNQIFDTTNPAVAKKSDSLNYVANGISFDDLLAKSDKTYEELLDSLNTSDGAISDPVFTLNRLYVPMAFNHQEDGTGISFSFITGFRSGLRNLMLEMELNSKGLIMIPSAVGYGTVGSSIDAEGNQGIPPNTPLIFEFELVNIRP; this is translated from the coding sequence TTGACTAGTGAAATGGGAATGAAGTTTAGGGAGCATATTTTGCTTGTCACAATTTTGTGCGGCTTAGTATACTTTAGTGGATGTGTGGATCATGCTGCTGAAGGTGAAGAGGAAGAAGAACAAGCGAGATTGGATTCATTGGCTCAAGCTGAAACAGAAGGCGAAATATTTGATGCCTACATTGCTGATGCAGAAAATGGTATAAATGCTGATGACGTAGTTATTCAGGATAACGGTGTACGAAGAGTAGTTTGGGATCCATCTACAAGTGTTAGAGTTCCTGAATTCAACGAAATCGTATCGGTACACTACGTGGGAAAGTTTACAACTAATCAAATATTTGATACCACTAATCCAGCAGTGGCTAAGAAATCAGATAGTCTCAACTATGTCGCAAATGGTATATCTTTTGATGACCTGCTGGCTAAATCAGACAAAACTTATGAAGAACTCCTGGACTCACTCAATACTTCGGATGGAGCGATTAGTGATCCTGTTTTTACCTTGAATAGGCTATATGTACCTATGGCTTTCAATCATCAAGAGGACGGAACGGGTATAAGTTTCAGTTTTATCACAGGATTTAGAAGTGGTTTGAGGAATCTTATGCTGGAGATGGAACTTAACTCAAAAGGGTTGATCATGATTCCGTCGGCTGTAGGGTATGGAACCGTGGGCAGTAGTATAGACGCTGAAGGCAATCAAGGTATTCCGCCAAACACTCCATTGATTTTTGAATTTGAGTTGGTCAATATCCGCCCTTAA
- a CDS encoding FKBP-type peptidyl-prolyl cis-trans isomerase has product MKYNALLAVLAISILSIACSEERTTKSGIKVKVIEKGEGTALVDSTILRLNMKYLNGNGNEQWSSEKAGAPVPLQYIKEVWSTSGTMYEALEILNVGDSATFEVTTKDLFENTFKTAIPDSLDTAGNMTFYAKVVSMMTTEEFQAFQKEEYEKAQAKRKEEMAAAQAKKLEESAEIIKKDGETIDAFLAENNITAQTTESGLRYVITQEGEGDNAIAGKQVSVHYNGTLLDGTKFDSSYDRGQPFGFVLGQGRVIMGWDEGIALLNKGAKATLYIPSTLAYGERATGSIPANSILKFDVELVDIQ; this is encoded by the coding sequence ATGAAGTATAACGCGCTTTTGGCCGTATTGGCCATATCAATTCTATCTATTGCATGTAGCGAAGAAAGAACAACCAAGTCAGGTATTAAAGTAAAGGTCATTGAAAAAGGTGAAGGAACTGCACTTGTAGACAGCACCATTCTAAGGCTGAATATGAAATACTTAAACGGAAATGGAAACGAGCAATGGAGTTCTGAAAAGGCAGGAGCACCCGTTCCACTTCAATATATCAAAGAAGTTTGGTCAACAAGCGGTACTATGTACGAGGCGCTTGAAATCCTGAATGTAGGAGATAGTGCCACTTTTGAAGTCACTACAAAGGACCTATTTGAAAACACTTTCAAAACTGCCATTCCTGATAGTTTGGATACGGCTGGCAACATGACTTTTTATGCCAAAGTTGTTTCTATGATGACAACTGAAGAGTTTCAGGCATTCCAAAAAGAGGAGTATGAAAAAGCTCAGGCCAAAAGAAAAGAAGAGATGGCAGCTGCACAAGCTAAAAAATTGGAAGAATCTGCTGAAATTATCAAAAAAGATGGAGAGACTATTGATGCTTTTCTAGCTGAAAACAATATTACTGCACAAACGACGGAATCAGGCTTGAGATATGTAATCACTCAAGAAGGTGAAGGAGACAATGCAATAGCTGGCAAACAAGTTTCTGTGCACTACAATGGCACATTGCTTGATGGAACTAAATTTGATTCATCTTATGATAGGGGGCAGCCTTTCGGATTTGTTTTAGGACAAGGACGAGTGATCATGGGATGGGATGAAGGCATTGCTCTTCTTAACAAAGGAGCTAAGGCAACGCTTTACATTCCAAGTACATTAGCTTATGGGGAAAGAGCAACAGGAAGTATTCCTGCGAACTCTATCTTAAAGTTTGATGTTGAATTGGTAGACATACAATAA
- a CDS encoding nucleoside-diphosphate kinase — MANNKTFTMIKPDAFSAGNAGAITKMIEEAGFSIKAMKLTKLTAETAGKFYAVHSERPFYNDLCAYMSSGAIIAMILEKDNAVEDFRKLIGATNPAEAAEGTIRKIFAKSIEANAVHGSDSDENAAIEGSFFFSELEKI, encoded by the coding sequence ATGGCTAATAACAAAACATTCACCATGATCAAGCCTGACGCATTCAGTGCAGGCAATGCAGGTGCGATCACCAAAATGATAGAGGAAGCAGGTTTTTCGATCAAAGCAATGAAGTTGACAAAACTTACTGCTGAAACCGCTGGAAAATTTTACGCAGTGCACAGTGAAAGACCATTCTACAATGATCTTTGTGCCTATATGTCTTCTGGAGCTATCATCGCGATGATTCTTGAAAAAGACAATGCAGTAGAAGATTTCAGAAAATTGATCGGTGCTACCAATCCAGCAGAAGCGGCAGAAGGCACTATTAGAAAAATATTTGCTAAATCAATTGAAGCGAATGCCGTGCATGGGTCTGACTCAGACGAAAATGCAGCGATTGAAGGTTCTTTCTTTTTCTCTGAACTAGAGAAAATTTAA